From the genome of Clavelina lepadiformis chromosome 2, kaClaLepa1.1, whole genome shotgun sequence:
TGTAGGTAAGTTCTAAGTAGGTAAGTTCTGGAGCTACAACCTACATGTTATTTGCATGACATAGACTATGGATATGATTCATTTCAAATGCGCCCATACGTTCCTGCTTCTAAAAATATAACTCGTATCGTTCATATCCACTTCTACAACAACATAATGATTGTTGACGAAGccgttttgctgtttttgaaTTGGTTATTAACCTCCGCAATTTAGCATCAATAGCACCTTGTGCTAGCTTAAAAAATGTGCCAGTTCGAAAAATATTCGGATTCGTACGAAAATACCAAAAACAGGTTTTGAAATCTGCGCAATTCTGATTCTACTCACTTTCAACTTAGCAAAACAACTGAGGACAAGCAAAGCAATCATACATATAACTTGTCACGTTGTtgctgaataaaaaaaatctgtttttttgcttatataaaatttataaattttaagctaaaaaattttcagccATTTCACTCTCTCTATGATCGATCATATTCAGTTTATGGACTTTTAGAAATAGAACGATTATGCTCGTCAATAAACAAGTCAGAAGATTCATGCATCCTCCATTTATTTACGCAGTTCCTTTCAAATATAGTCAAGTACTCGACTTCCGAAATCAGTCTCTGCTGATCAAAACAGACCTGAAAAATCTTTGGAGTTCAACGGACTTAAGACAATTTAATATGTATATACTacatttttggaaatgtttttgacAATATCGATATTGTCAAGTACGTAAAATATGATTTGGTGCTAATTGTTAGTAATTGCAATGAGATTAGAGTGAAATCTAGGCCATTAAACGTTTTCTTACCTAAGGTATGTGTACCTTGACACTGTATCTTTACGAGCCAATATGATAACAGGCATCACGataattgtataaaattaagaaactatggtgaaatgaatttttcattattacaGATACACTCTTTATACATAATCATCAACCCTATAAATGTATGAAAATTCTGATAGAAAGATGAACAAGAGTCGCTGTCTAAAGAACACACCACGGCGTAGTGAGACATGTCATGTTTATTATTGCTATAGGCATCGTTTGTGTGACAAAATAATAGACAATTAAAGTTGATGTAACTTATTAGTTAATTTTGGATatcgatttataaaattttatgttttgaataaatatattttgtgttgTAACAGACAACAACCGATGCCAACATCCGTCATTTGATGATCATGAAAGTTCTACGACAGTTTTCGATACGAAAAAATGTGGATGAAGGTTTATGGTAGACGTCAGAAGGTTCCGTCCTGTCAATGTAGGTTTGCTCCAATAAAgcatatttgaaatttttgtgaatTACATGGTTGGCATATTGCAGTTTCATTGACAgcaatattacttttggtaATATCATAATTTCCAAGAAATGGTTTTCTACACCAATAAGCCAAGCTATGCTTTCTGACATAGATCTGTTCTGTCTTTTATTGAAGTCAACGCACTTCCTCAGTTAATGGTACACAATTATGCAGATACTTTTTTAAGTAGATTTTCTCTTATAAAATTTACTGTGTTTTTTTACTGAAATATTATTTCTCCAGTGGCACACGACAATACCATCAAACATTTGCTGATGtaatattttgttcaaaatattcacaaacaattcaatatttttttttacatttgaaGAATGAAATAGCGTTTTGTCGTGAATTTTTTTGGCTTTTGCCCTTATTAGCATTACCTCATTAGCATTATACTGTGTGGCACGTCCAACTGGTGATCTTTCTACCCAACTAATCTTTACCAGTCTTTTAATACACCACAACTCAATCGCTTGCAGCAGTGGTGTAGCCAGTAAGAAAGCAGGAGAGCGGCCTCTCCCACTGAGgatatgtttttcaaaattggcGCCTTTTCAATTGTTCAAAACTCCCAACACTCATGCgaagttttttttgaaagtCCAAAGTGTGTTTATTCCTTTTATTCTGATAGCTTACCTCGTATTTCCATTCTAAAGGAAGAACAACGTTTGAATTTTCTACACTGACGTGAAAGGAACTTTCTGATACCAAACGGTCTTCAAATGAGTCGGTAGTTGAGgctattttgcaaaatcttccaACTATAAAAAGgactttataaaaaattattgacGGTGGAGTGAAACATTAAGCACATATGAAATCTTAGTTTCCCTTATATTTTGGAATAAATTGTTACAGAAAACTTTTCGTCTGTCCACAGCATACTTACAGAAAATCAGTTTAGATTGGTAATGGCTGCTACCATAATTAGGGTTTTGAAGATGACATGAAAAACAGTCGAGCTGAGTATGTATGTCATTTAGACAAAATCGAAAAAGAAGCAACTGAATTGGCCCAAAAGTGCAATATTAATACAGAATATAGGAGttacagaaaagaaaaacgaaaacgaaAACGAAAACGAAAAGATTCTCTGATAAAATGACGGAGGATGAAAGAAGCTTTAAAGAATTGTGTTAACTTTGGTATCGTCATGGCGCCTTTTTACAAAGCTCACTTCCCCTAACTTAAAAACCTGGCTACGCCTCTGGCTTGTTTGGTTACATTGGAATAAGTCCACACTTGACAACCATGAATAAAAATAGAACACGCATAGCATCTCAAAATCCGAATCTTTAATTTCAAGATGTCCCATCTCAAAAACATTCTGCATACCGAAGTTTTGCTTTCATTTTTCCTATCCTTCTTCTTTTTATCTCTTATTCAGTTTTCCCATCtttagtaattttatttgaaaaatattgatatttttaaaattactgcaatgttttgtttattgtctGTTTAAGTATAGGACTTTCAGGTTTGGATTTGCATACGCATGTTGTGTTAGTCGGGCAATTACATATTGTAACTTCATTCCATAATCTTTGCATTTTGAGCATAGTGAGTCAGTATTAATTGTAGCAACGGTGGAAAACTGGCCATTAAAATAGTGCTTTCAGTATATTTTGGATTGTAGTCACAATAAGTGCCACTTAACTTTATTCCTTTGCAGgtttttacaactttttagAATAGCATCTCGTTGCGGAGTTTGATTAAGGATGATAGCATCACACATCCCTATCCAACTCCATGCCGAATGGTAACTGCATTGAAGCATATCCTTGGTGTAGTCATTTTTCCTGTATGTACCCAATATTGTTCATTAATAACCCTTCATTTTCTGCTACAAAACCTGCAAACCTGAAGATACAACTACGttattttccaaattaaaaattcgaaaacagaattttttaTAGTAACCCTGTTAATCACTTGATTATAGATTGAATAAAATTCGTTTGAAATTATTTCTAATCGTGAACGCCTTTTATCGCTTCTCTGCGCGCATCACAAAACCTGTTAGGTCATAAATAAATTCTGCTGCAGGCAAGACAGTTAAGTTTTTCCAAgacaaaattgcttttattttatcagcACATTGTAGCAAACgagtttgttctttttgttgtgtaagttttgtcgatttatattttatcagattctttttaaattgttttattaatttggACTTTTATCGGTTTAACGTGTGTAATCTTTTAGAATTGTAATTAGCTTATAAGCCTAAAATATATCATTACCATTTTGCCAAATGAATTTTGCTGCCAAAGCGTGCCCCAGTAAGTttattgtacatattttgttaGATATACTTAGTAGTATACCGAAGTAAAGTTGGTTACCggttatttgtttatttattgaccTTTGATAAACAACTTCATCTATAGGGATAAGAAAAAGAAGTAGAAAACTAAGATGTAGGAAATCAACTTTGTCTGCCAATATGTAATAGAACAATTAACCAGGTTATCAGTTTAACGCCGAAAAATTACATCCCGATTTCTTTCTTTAATGTGTAACCTATGTATATATTGTTTCTCTATcagaaattttaaagaaaaagtttgcttaTAACCTCAGTAGTTAAGCCAGTGATTTCTCATGTCAGAGCACAGTTTTCATGGTTAAGTCTATAACACTGGttataaacgttttgtttattgttaccCTTTTGACTATTTTATGTTGGTTTGCATGCACCGCTAATACTTTTTTCACGCTTTTACTTGCCACGACGATCTTGTGATGCTATACAACTAACGCACTTTTCCACAACCAGCTTATAAACATTACagcactgcaaaaaattacttaaattGATAACTGTTATCAATTCTTGTTATTGGTAAGCGTTTGTAGCAACCTTGGATCAGCACTTCAAACAGCGGTCAGTATATAGAAGTAAACGTCCACTGGGACTGCAAGCTGCACTATAAGCTaaatagaaaaattgaaataaccCAGGGTCAGGTTGCACGGTttgaaacagaaatatatttcacctCTATACCTACACGCATCATCAGTATGTcggaataaataaaataaagtaacataaaatattatcaTCAATAATGGTTATGGTTGtgttttaatgttattttattcattCCAACAAGCTGATGATGCCTATAGGTGTATaggtgaaatatatttctgtttcaaACCGTGCAAACTAACCCTGGTTAATTTTGCGTTTTCTATTTAGCTTGTTATTTGTATTGAATCAAATCTGTCTTTAAAGACTAGAATAGGTTTTTATTACTCGGCGCGTATGCAGATTTGtgtaaagaaaatgaaattacGACACAAAGCTGTTGTGGCGGTGGCAGAGTGCGAGTATTGCGAGTATAAATTAAGACCAGAATTTGGCACAatgatttgtcaaatttaaCCCCGAACCTGAACCCGACCCGAAAAGCCCGGCCCGACTTACAACACTGGTCGGATCCGTGCTTCAACTATCTTTATTGTTTTCGACAAAGGACCCTCTAGCTGTAATAGTTACGACATCAATTGCTATAGGTCTATAAATTTCCTGCTGGtttgaaaacatgaaatcCACCAGACAaggatatatagtgcaaagtgcccttcaaaaaagcaaaacagtGCGATTTCAACTTCgataaaatgtgaaaaatgtCGCACGTTCAACTGTAGTTAATTGTACAAAGAAAAAtgagtttaaaatattttctcggGACTAACGTACCCCTTGAAAGATCCAAATGTACCGTTGTGTGTTCATGTGTACCAGTTTGGGAACTCCTGCCAATAGTTTTCTACAAAGAAAACGTTAACTTGCTTTTATTGGCCTATACCTAAGTTTACTGAAACGGCAACTTGGTCATGTCCAGAGAAAAGAGGAAGATGAAAATGTGCAGATTTTGAACGAAACCTGCAGGGTAATTTATGCGTGTCGCATTTAAAACCGCAGCgaaattgaaaacaagatGTGTAAACAAAATACGACAAagatttgaatttaaattggTCACTGTGttacacaaatttttaaactataaaaattaccaatacgaatattttaaactatgaaaataacaaaatacaattttccaaatttgaaaatgcgaaaactaAGTTTTCCAAATGGGAAAAGATTAAAACAGAAATGTTCACTGCAGCAATGGGATATTGCACAATGGGACACAATGGGATAGTGCTATATATCCCTATATTGCTtgattagttttaaaaaaatcaattgaTTAATAAGGACTGGGTGCGTGATTTACctcatttttgcattttttgtacaCATAAAACAACAGTTTGTTTTATAACTACTTCAAACAAGTTCTGCTACAGAAAATATAGCCAGGTATTTACGAAACTAGTATGTTCATTGCAATCAATTTACAAACCAAATTTGGTGAGTGAGTGTGTGGCTTTATTTGTATAAGTTTCATCgatttacattttataaataCTATTTTTAATGTAGACTTCTTTATTAAATTGGACTTCTATCACTTTTTTGTGAATCATCTTTTAAGATTGTGCATTTTAACTAGCTTAATTTATACATTGTAACTAGTTTATGTGTAAACCTGTGTGGGCTATACACTGCTTTTTGTAAGAAATTTGtagaaaagtttgtttgtaactTTTGTAGTTTTGTTAGTGGTTTGATGTGTTTGGGCACGATTATCATAACAAAGTCTTTGTAGTTTTCTACAAAGAAAGCGTTAACTCACTTTGTTTAGCCTACCTAAGTTTACTGAAATGGCAAATTGgttgtttttgaaagaaaaacaaaaaggaaGCCGTAACTGCACAGTCTTTGAACAAAACCCTCAGGCTAATTTATGCACGTCACGTTTACAACCAGCAGccaatttgaaaacaagatcTATGAACAAGAAACGAGAAAGGTTTCACTTTTACCGAACGATTTCAATGAGTCAATTTCAGCGACAACAATTACTTCATAACCACAAAACCAAGAAACGAATTGAAGGTTAAACCTTTCTCACTCTTTTGTGTTGTGTGATTGTTTAATGCAATAGTAAGCAGCATGCAGCTCTCGACACTGCTTATTGCTATCACATTATCAACTGATAAATATCCATGACATGTATAGTGACAATCTGATAGACGCACATCTGGATGAGGTTGATGACGTTATGCTGAAAATTGTAACTTTTGTTTGAGCTTGTTTAGTTGGTATAGCTTTTTACTCACCATTCTGAAAGCAAATAAGAAAACTGTTATGCTTGAGTGATTTTGAACCTGTAAGCTGACAAGCTCGTTGGAGcctttttcaccattttgaaGAAAGCACTTTCTTTTCAATCTTCTCGATATTGAGTAAAAGGTACTATACCTATTCAGTTTCATCAAATAATGTtctattttaagtaaaatctGCTCCGGATATCTTAACTGCGATATatatttgcttgtttgtttatccACCAAATAGTATGAAaccatataggcctacttaaatAGAAATGAGAACCCGCAAATTAACAGATTTGTGTGCAGAACGGGGGCTGTTGATATCTATGCGGGACTGGTGATTGCATGAAACGTATATCCGCGAAGAACTCTGAATGGTAGTTCCcaataaatttgattttttccaaattcgatTTTGTTTGCTAAAAGCAAACAACTGAACCAAAATCAAGCCAGCCCTCCTTTACGTGACCAACCACTCAATGTTGTAATTTTAtggaaaaattttccaatgtCCACGAATCAAATCATGCAATGCGCGATTTGCTCTCTTCATAAAAGCTGTCGGAATTTTTTTCCTAAATCTAATAGTTTGGTAACCATAGTGACAGGCAACCTATTGTGTTTGATAATGTGCCCACTATTTTTAAGTGTggttattgttttataaatcaTTGTTATGAAATTGATAATAAATGATGTTGCAGATTCCACAGTAGTAAGTAATGCATCGGTTGTAGCCGACAAGGAGTCACAAGGAAGCAAATATGATGAACGACAACGACTGGAGAAGAAAAACGCTTTTCGCTCAAAGATTGGAATTctatattttcacaataacCCTCTCTAAATGAGCTAGTGCTTGCCGCAACGTGCTCTAGTAAAATAGTCCTAGGCTCTACTGTAGGCTTATATACATTTTCGTGGTGTTGCGGGAAGAGAGGATATGTAGCATTCATTTTATAAACGGTAAATTGTGTTTACTCGCAGTTTTACTCTGAAGTCGAATCAAGTTTCACAATCATATAGCCTACTTAATGGACTGGGGACACCAGATCAAATTGTTTGGTAAGTGACGAtttgtttcttatttactttgtACTTTTAGACCGAGAAAGGATAATAACCTGAGTTggattaaaaaagtataaaaatgagattaaaaaaggaattacatcaaaattaaaatgagtAAAGTAAACTACACCATTAAATTAAAGCCTTTGAGTTGCTGATATCTGCTACATTTTGGAGAGGTTCTTATACATGTGTTACCTTTTGTTGTCCTCACTCTTAGAATTACaggcacatcttttatttaaaagcagttaagtCAAGTTTCCGTTCACACAGCTCATTTCAGGAGCTCCAATACAAAACTGTCAGTCCAACTACTTGTCGGACACACGTCGATAAAAGACACATGTGCTTAATTAACCACGAGAACGCGCAATCGGCCGCAAGGGAGAAACGCAATAGGCACAgggcaaaaacaagtgtaacacATGTTTATGGTCggcttgattttttttgactGTTGATAATAAGCTTTTTGTTGTGATCGCATTTATGCAATGTAGTTttaatttgtgaaaaaacaGGATGTTGGACGGCAAGATGTGCATTTAAAATGCCAACGACGCAATTAGCCAAGTGATTCTGGATAATGGGCTTTATTGCGTCTTCATCTTTTGGATTAGATATAAGGCTGGGATTTCGACGGGCACTGAGTTAGCCAGAAATTCGATCTGTTTTGTCTGTTTGTTTAGGCCACAAGAATAGAATTCTTTGAAAACTACCAAAAATACcaagaaaaaaacataagCCTATAGCCTATTTGGGATTTAAACATGTATCCCTGGAATATGGaatcaaatttttcagttagcGATGATTTAACTTGTATTTTCACCTCAGAACCTAAAATTAATTCGCTCCAAGAACTCGTTTAAGttataaaacatttgacttCCAAAACAgtgtattaaatttaaaattataaaaattaaggCAAAgagaatgaaaaaatttattggaTTCCAACTGCTTTCATGTTATAGTTGATTTCCAATAACAGAGTTGCCTAAGCACATTTAGGCGTTGATTATGTTCGATTTTCAAGGAAAAATTCGgtttttatgaaacaaaatttactcTTAAAAATTGTTCggatttcaagttttttgagTGAAAGACGTTCGGGTTCTGAGGTATCACTGGAATTAATAACtgatttgaaattatttgtgctctattttgttttattgcaatatTGACTTTATTGCAGCCTTAGTGTTTTGACGCTTAAATTATATAACACCTGCAGCAAATAAGGCCCATGGTTCGTATTTCTTTACTCAGGGCTGGGTAGATTTTTGTTGCGGTTGATTTTAGATGCCACATCAAATTTAAACTGTAATTTAGGCTATTTTGGTTCGGAAAGTTCAAAGGGAGAAGgctgaaaagtttcattaAGGTATACCATGCAATTGCCTAATGCCTTGTTTCCGGTCAAATTTGGGCCAATTATACTGAGCGAATATAGAGTTAACAGCATTTAAAAGCGTTTTCAACTACAAAATAGCAAAATACATTTTCCAAGCctgaaaagacaaaaaaggAATATTCTAAACcgaaaatataattttttatatcgaCCATATGATTCACTTGCTTAGGTTTGTAAAAATCGCTTGATTTTGTCCGCCTGTGGACGCCATTTATCGCTTCTCTGCGCGTATTAATAAACCTGTTTGGTcataaagaaattttacagCAGGCAAGATAACCAGGTTTATGCGAGACTGTATTGCTTTCATTTCATTAGCAAATTTTAGCAACtgagtttgctgtttttgttgtgtaagttttgttcatttatattttaacaatttcttgtttaataaaaaaactcaACTATCATCGGTTTAACGTGTGTTATCTTTTagaattgtacattttaattagtttctAATCTAAACCTGTAATGTATTGCCGTTATTTGATACCAAATATAATTTGCCGCCAATTCGTACAACCGTAAGTTTgttgtacatattttgttaGACATGTCACAGAATATACCGGCGTAGAGCTGGTATCTGGTTACTTGGTTACTTATTTACCATGGATtaacaactttatttttgagtAAGAAAACGAGTAAATAGTTAGTAACAAAGTTTACAGTAGctaataaactttatttgcgAATAAGCAACAGAGAATTTTACCAGGTAACCAACTTCACGGCGGTAAATAATATAGcgatttctttcttttatgagTAAACATTTGTTAgacattgtttttttatgtgaaactttttgataaaacttgCGTGTAGTCTTTGTAGCTTAGCCAGTGAGTTCTCATGCCTGAGCACGATTATTAAGATTAAGTCTCTTTAATAGTGGTTCCCTAACGTTTTGCTTATCGCTTACTTATCGCCAATTCAAAAACAAGACAAACGAacataaacaagaaaactttttattagAATTGGTCACTGTATTAAGCAAACtctcaaaataaaagtaagcAAATAGAAAAATACGAAAACGTAAATGTTTATGGCGACCTTAAATCACTTGATTAGTATGAACCGCTAACGCCGTTTACTCTTTTTCTGGACACAAAACATAATCTGTTTAGTTGTACAGTTGTTCCATAAAACTTCTTTTACAGGTAACATATATAACCATGTCCAGGTTTTTGTGACGCTAGCACGTACGTCGCCATCCTTTAGTAAGCAACTTTAAGTGAGcgagtttgttgttttatttgtgtaagttttgtcgatttacattttataatttctGTTTTCATATAGCTTATCAGTTTTGATTGTTATCACTTTATCGTGTATcatctttcaaaattttactaCAAAATTGCTAGTTCATAAACCTTTGTGACATTGCCGTCAGTTTATACCATATGTATTTTGTTGCTAAAGCGTATTTCCATAAGTTTGCTGAACATGTTTTGTAAGGTACGTCTAACAATTTACTGGCATGAAGTTGGTTAGCCCTCTCGCCTTACATAGTTATTTATTCATCATTGGCAAACAATTTCATCTACATACAAGAAAAGGAATTGGTGGTTATGTATAGTAGGTATGAGCAACTTCATCTGCAAAGATAAGTAACAGAATAAGTAACAAGGTAACCAACGgtaaatatcaaacaaattcacattgtgttttataaaaaactttgtaaaaacgTTTGTTTGTAGCTTTTTGAAGTTTAACCAGTAGTTTCTCATGCCTGGGCCCCATTATCATGATGAAGACTCTACAGTTTCAAACCgagaaaacattaaattacttttttagCCTAGTTTAGTTTACTGAAATGGCAAATTGGTCGTTTTCgtgagaaaaataaaaataaatctgtAGCTGAACAGTCTTTGCACAAAACCCTCAGGCTAATTTATGCACGTCACGTTTACAGTCAGCAGCCaagatgaaaacaaaatgtacTGTATGTTAAAGTTTGTACAAGAAACGAGAAAGGTCTTAATTGGATTGAACGATTGCAGTGACATCAATTAGTTCACAACGAAAAAGCCATAAATGTGAATGAAGGCCAAAAATTTTCTCACTCGTGTTGTTTTGTGACTGCTTTCTGCAACAGCTTCAGTAGCTGCGCGTAGTTCTTGACACTGTTTGCTGTTATCACATTTTCAACTGATAAACGCCCAAGGCATACATAATGACAGACGTGCAGCTAGACAAAGTTGGTTCTCTGCGATAAAGTTGATAACGTTGGACGAAAACCCCTTATCTTTGTTTACGCTTGTTTAGTTTCATGAAAACAATGTCCTATTTTAATCATACGTATATGCGCAACTATGGCGGTGAAAAGCCATGTGTTTATATAAATGGTCAATATTTCGTTCAATGTTATGTTAAAGGACAGGTGACCATATTGCTAACTACGTACAACATGTATTGCAAATTATATTTAGATAGAAATGGAGATTCGCAAATTAACTGGTGTGGGTGTGGAACGGGCATGAAATCTGTGCCCGCGCAGGGTTCTGAACTGATAACCATtatgttgcaattttttgaaacCAAAGAGCGAACAATGTTCGAACAATTGAACCCATACAGTAAAACGAATCTTCCTGAGCGCGAACCAGTCATTCAGTGCTGTAATTTTACCgggaagtttttgaaatggtGTTAGCAAGCCTATGTCTCCAAATCAATAAATGCAATGCGTGATTCCATTGGTGCATTTGGAATCGcgtcaaaattttgttgttagaCCTATGCCCTAAAAAAGTTAGGTTCGTCCGGATAGGGGGCATGGTCCAATGGTCACTGTTTAAATAGTGTGATCATTGTTTAAtactttattataaaaaattgttgtaaaatttatatcaATTGTGTTGCAGACTCCACAGTAGTAAATAATGCAAACGTTATAGCCGACAAAGGGTCAAAGGAAGAAAATGTGATATACTGCAACGACTAAACAAGAAAACCGCTAAAAAATGGCACCTTAAAATTTGGATCCTGAGGAAAGGGCCTGGCCCAAACGTCTCCTCTAAATAAGTTTATAATGTTTGGACCAATGTGTTCTAGTAAAGTAATCTTATAAATACTTTTGTGCTTTTGCCGGACAAGATAATATAAGTTAggatttcttttgaaaatggtGAATTGTGTTTACTTGCGGTTTTATTCTGAAATTTAATCAAGAATCACCTCATTTACTTCATAGAACATTTCAACAAGATCCAGTTGCTTGGTAAGTGGAtaatttgtttcttatttAAACGATAACCTTAAGAC
Proteins encoded in this window:
- the LOC143445290 gene encoding uncharacterized protein LOC143445290 translates to MANWLFLKEKQKGSRNCTVFEQNPQANLCTSRLQPAANLKTRSMNKKRERFHFYRTISMSQFQRQQLLHNHKTKKRIEDSTVVSNASVVADKESQGSKYDERQRLEKKNAFRSKIGILYFHNNPL